GTCTTATTAATGACTATCGTAGGCGGCACCCATTTGTTTAACGTAATGGCAGCCTTAGATTTTGATAATCTAAGAGATCAAATCCGAGCATCTCTGATGATGGGATTTGGTTACTTGCATTACACCATAATTTTGTGGTCAATAGTAATTGGGGTATACTATCTATTGTCCGCTACCTATCCAAGTCTAATATTCCTTTTTGGAAACGGATTCATCATCTTTTTAATCAGCTTTGTTGGAACTGTGATTGTAAAAGATTTTGAAAAAGTGACAAAAGAGGATGAAGAAATAAAAAAAAATTACTCAAAGGAGAGTTAAAATGAGCATAATCAAAAATGGTAAATTTTATACAGGTATTCTAACAGCTAGTTTATTACTAGCTGCTTGTGGGGGAAGTGGTAGTGAGACAGATTCAGCTACTGGCGGAAGCAGCTCTAAAGATAAGGAATCTTCTGAAACAGTAAGCTCAAAAGATACTATTTCATGGATGGCAATGTTGCATACGCCAACACCACCAAGTGGCGATGTTGAAGGATTGTTGGAAGATTATACTGGCGTAGACATTGAATTTAACTGGGTACCAGATGCATCTAAGGAAGAGCGTATTAACGCTGCTCTAGCATCAAATACACTAGCGGATGTTGTGTCATTAACACAAATTTCAAATACAACAGTACGCCAAGCATTAGGATCTGGCCTGTTCTGGGACGTTGAGCCTTATTTAGCAGACTATGAAAACTTAGCAGCGATTAGTGAAGCGACATTGGATGCGGCGCGAATTGGCGGCAAGGTATACGGTGTTCCTTTCCAAAAACCAATTGCACGTTATGGAACATTGGTGCGCAAGGATTGGTTAGACAACTTGGGATTGGAAGTGCCTCATACACTTGATGAGTTACGTGAAGTGGCACGTGCCTTTACAGAAGACGATCCAGATGGTAACGGTGTAGATGATACGGTTGGTTTTGTAGAACGTGCAGAGGCATTTGCCGTTGGTTTCCGTAACTTAACAGGTTACTTTGGAGCAGATAACTTCTTCACTGTGACAGAAGATAACAAAGTTATGCCATCATTCATGCAAGATGAATTTAAAGAAGCAATGGAATGGTACCGTGATATTTATGCAAATGGTTGGATGAACTCAGACTTTGCAGTTATGGCAAAAAATGATCAAAAAGATTACATTGTTAACGGAAAGGGCGGAATTGTCTTCTCTGGTTTGTTTGATGGAAACAACTATTTAACAGCAGCAGCAGGAACACCACAAGAAGAAGTAATGGATTGGGCATTAATTAATGATATGACTTATGGTGATGTAGACCGTCGTGTTCTTTCTGATACCAATGGTGGTATGGGTGGCTGGTTAGCTATTCCGAAAACAAATATTGAAACAGAAGAGGATCTACGCGTTGTCCTACAATTTATCAATGACTTGATAGACGAAGAACCATTTACATTGATGACACAAGGTATTGAAGGCGTTCACTACGAAGTTAGCAGTGAAGGCGTTTATGAACGTTTGGATGATACATTATGGCAACAAGAAGTTCAACCATTCTCAAGCTCTCGTCCATCAGAAGCTGTTATGACCTTTAAATCTAGCTCAGAGTTAACAAACCTTGCTAATGAATTAATTGCAGAAAATGCTGATTACGCTATTACAAACCCAGCACAATCATTGGATTCTGAAACATATACAGCAGAGTGGAGCACACTTAGCGAAGGAATCGAAGATGCCTTCTACAAATATATGATGGGTAATATTGAAATGGCTGACTTTGAAGCAGCAATTGAAACATTCCTAAACACAGGTGGCCAAGCAGTTATCGATGAATTTACAGCTAGCTACGCTAAAAATAACTAAATAACTAACATCTAATATGGCTTCCTTTCCAATTATTGGAAGGGAAGCTCTTTTATTAACTTACAATCGGAGGGTATATTGATGCTATCAACAAAAATAATGACGACACTATTGGAACGCTATCCTATTTTAGCTGAAAGTCATAACTATAAGGGTAAATGGTCGTATGATTATGGGGTTATTTTACGAGGTGTCTTAGCAGTCTTGAAGGAAGAGGAGCGCCCAGAATATATCGCTTATGTAGCCGATAATATGGACTACTTTATTGAAGAAGATGGCACTATTTCACGCTATAACTACGATGCGATGAACATCGACCACATTAATAATGGTAAAATTCTATTTTTCTTATATGAACAAACAAAGGAAGAGAAATATAAGATTGCTTTAGATCGTTTATTTGACCAGTTGGCTCATATGCCGCGTACATCTGAGGGAGGCTTCTGGCATAAACAAATTTACCCTTATCAAATGTGGCTAGATGGTTTGTATATGGGGGCACCATTTTATGCTGAATACCTCGTTCGATTTAAAGACGGAGAAGGCTTAGACGATGTTGTTAAACAATTTGAACTTTGTTACCGCCATACATTGGATGAGAAGACTGGCTTGCTTTACCATGCCTGGGATGAAAAGAGAGAGCAAGAATGGGCTGATCCACAAACAGGTCTTTCTCAGAACTTCTGGGGCCGTTCGATTGGTTGGTATATGATGGCTCTCGTTGATGTCATTGAATTATTAGCTGAAAGTTATGAAAAACGCCACATTCTGATTGATCAATATCGTAAGTTATTACAAGCACTTAAAGCCGTTCAAGACCCAAAAGCTAAAGTATGGTATCAAGTATTAGATAAGGGTCAAGAAAGAGGTAATTATTTAGAATCATCTGCGTCTAGCATGATTGTTTATGCCGCAGCAAAAGGCTACGATATGGGACTTCTTGATGATAGTTGGTTGGCATTTATTCAAGATAGCTTCCAAGGCTTGCAAGATGAATTTATTTTTTATACAAAAGAAGACTGGGTGAACTTAACACGTTCTTGTGAGGTAGCTGGTTTAGGCGGAGCCGATAAGCGTGATGGAAGCTATGTGTATTACATTAGTGAACCAATTATTACCAATGACTTCAAAGGATACGGCGCTTGTCTACAAGCAGCTGTGTATGCAGAAAAAGTACTGAATAAAGCCAACTAGAAAGAGGAATAGGTATGAATCGCAAACTAGAAAAAACGTTAGCTATAATAGGTGCTGGATTGGTGCTAGTATTGATGGGAGGATTTGCTTTAACGATTATGAATATTTCCTTTGATCAATTTGTCGAAGTGATTGCGCCTGCCTTCCAAGATAGCGTGGTAAATGTGGCATCAGAAGAGGGGTTTGAAACAGTCCGAACCTTAGCAGCTTGGTTTGCGGTGACAGCATTTGTAACCTTAGCTTTAGTATCGTTAGCCAATTTATTAATGAACCATTATCCTAAGCGGGCAGCCGTTTGCTATTTTGTAATAGGATTAGTTGTTTTGTTCGGCAGCCAGTTGATTGCTTATCCATTAGCCTTTATCTTCTTCGTTGTAGCAGCTTTGGCACTGTTGAGAAAAGAAACCGTATAACCAAATAAAGGCCAGTCTGAAAAAATCAGACTGGTCTTTATTTTATTCTGGTGTATGTTGTTTGCGATATTCACCCGGTGTCATATGTTCTTTTTTCTTAAAGGAACGAATGAAGTTTTGTGGGTTTCGATACTGTAGACGTTGTGAAATTTCCTTAACGGTAATATCAGTTTCGCGCAACCACTGCTTAGCAATATCGAAGCGGAAACCTGTTAAATAATCACTAAAGGTAATTCCGGTTTCTTTTTTGAAAATATTGCTTAGGTAGTTTGGATTGTAGTGAAGCCTATCGCCAATCGCCTCTAATGAAATATCTTCCGTATATTCTTCTTCAATAATCTTAATAATATTATCAGATAAACCTTGGAATTGCTCAGCAGTCTTTTCAAATATCTCTCGAGCGAGCGGTAAAATCGTGTCACACAATAACACGTTCTCAACTTCAGCAGGGTGCTTCCCTTCTAAAATCATGCTATACAACGCTACACCCTTATCTTGAGTCAAACTCGAAGCATTGGCTGACTGTGCCAGTTGCACTAAGTTTAATGTGAAGCGGAGCAAGGCTACTTGAATATTAATCGGATTGTTACTTGAACGGAAAATATCCTTTAATAGGGTTGTTCCTAATTCACTAGCTGTATCTACTTCACCTAAGCGAATGGCTTGGAAGAGTTGAGTCTCTAGTTCTTCTGGATAGCCCGTTACTTGGGGGACAGCAATCATACTTTCCACTTCATCGAAGAAAATGATGGCTTGATTACCCAATAAGAGATGATAAGTTAAAGTTTGTTTTCCTTTTTCTAAATTCTCTTTAGAAGCTAATAAATCTGTATAGAAAGGTGAAAAAGCTACACTGACAGAAATGCGCATATAGGTTCTTAAGGTATCAATAATGAGGTTAGCAAACTCCGTACATTTCTTCTTATTTGCTTCAGGATTCCCTTGATCTAAAGCAAGCAAGGTTACTTGCAGTTTATCATTTAAAACAACTGGTGTGAGACGACTGTCTGCAGGAATTAATTCACTAATCATTTGGTTAATTCCCACTAGGAAAACATCTTGATTTGTTAATTCGCGAGAACCGTAGTCATCAATTTGAATCAGCATGATGGTATAAATGTTGTTTGTTAGCTCTGGATAATGGTATAAATTCATTTTTTCTTTCAATTCGCTCTCGACAACGCGGTTGCGGTAAAGGTTACGCATAAATTGTTTTTCTAATTCAGGTTGATCACGCTCGTATAAGTTTTCCAATGTTTGCTTTTCCAATACAATAGCGTCCACTTGATCAGTGATAAATTCCCAATCGTTTACTCTCTCATCAGCAGAGGATGTAAAATTCAAGCGTGTTTTTAGCGTTTCAATCGGACGCGTGATTTTGTTAGCAATAAAGTAAGCAGCTAACCAACTCGCTGCTGTTATCATCAGCGCAAGAAAAATTAAACCATATCTCGTAAAGAGTAAGGCTTGATCAATTTCAGCACTTTCTAAAAAGGTGACATAGAGCCAATTGTTATAGTCTGACTTGGTATAAATCAAAGTGGATGAGGAAGAAGCTATTTCGATAATTCCAGATGAACGTTCATCGGAGGATTTTCGGATGTCTTCGATTAGCTGTTGGCTCAGCTCATCTTCAATTGGAGAACGTTCAATATTCGCAGAGAATAATAGGTCGTCATTACGATTTAAAATGAAAAATGGGCTGGAATCATTTGAAACATCTAATAAAGCTTGAATGCTCTTATTAGGGATTTCTGCAGATCCAACGGCTAACTTCTGAGTAGAGAAGACAGGCAGTAAACTAATCGATTGAATATAATCGTCACCTTTTATCCAATATAGGTTTTCTTCTCTTCCTTGGACGAAGTCTTCCTTAACTGTTTCAATTTCTTCTTCCGATAGCTGGGTTAATGTTCCTTCACGAACTTGCCAGCGTTGATCCAAACTAATAACGGAATAGACCGTTCCTGGCAGACTAAAAGTAGAAAAATAAGTGAGTTGAGAATTGATAGCACGATACTTTTGAAAATCTTGAATACCCATGGGTTGTTGGACCATATCGTAAAACTCATTGGTTGTACTATAAGCATTGTATAATTTTTCAATCGTCTGAATTTCTCGTTCAAAGGTATTTTTTAATTGATTTGTTGAAATAATTTTGCTGTCTTCTATATTGGTTTTAACAGAATCACGTGTTGATATATATAAAGCGGAAATGAAAAAAACAGCTAATGTCGTTGTAATAATAGCAATAACAAGGAAAATTTGGGTAAATGAGCTACCGTGTTTTCTAACAAAATCGACACGTGTTTTCTTCCATTTGGATAATAAGACCTTCATAGATAGACCTCCTTATAAGCATTCAAAAAACCATTATCAAAAATGATAACGGTTTAATAAAGCTAGTATAACACAATTATAAGTGTTCTGATGTCACGAATTTTTATAAGTGGGTAATCATTTACACAGACATAATCATTTTCAATGATAAATCTCAAGCTCATCCCTATCGCACGCCAACTATCCTTAAAAGATTATAGACGTAACCGCTTCCTAAAACTAAGCTGTAAGGGGTAACAAGCTAGGATAATTAGTAACTTTATCTGCTAGCTAATCACATTTAAGGAGAAGATATAGTCATGACTATTTTCAATATTTTGGATTATGGTGCCGTTGGTGATGGACAAACAGATGCGACAGAAAGTTTCAAGCAGGCCATTGCAGCAGCTGTTCAAGTAGGCGGTGGAACAATCTATGTGCCAAGTGGTATTTATAAAACGGGACCTATTCGTTTAGAGAGTCATATTTCGCTCGAAGTTAGTCCAGGCGCAACTTTGTCGTTTGTGACAAATCAAGATGCTTACCCCGTTGTTCATTCAAGATGGGAAGGGTGGACACAGGATGTGTATCAGTCTTGTATCTATGCGGAACATGCTGAAAATATAAAAATCTGTGGTGGCGGTATTATTGATGGTAATGGCGCTGAGTGGTGGGATCTATTCCGAAATCGCCGACAAGAATTACGTTATCCGAGACCAAAACTGATTAGTTTTGAACAATCAAATCGGATTACCATTCAAGATGTTGAGTTGCGTAACTCGCCAGCATGGACGATTAATCCGATTTTGTCTCATAACATTACGGTCGATAATGTGTCTATCATCAATCCAGCCGATTCACCAAATACGGACGGTATTGATCCGGAATCGTGTTCAAATGTCCGCATCTCCAACTGTAATATTGATGTGGGTGATGATTGTATCGCGATTAAGGCGGGAACAGAGGATGCACGTGAAAAAGTAGCTTGCGAGAACATTACGATTACAAACTGTACCATGATTCATGGTCATGGTGGTGTTGTTTTGGGTAGCGAGATGAGCGGAGACATCCGAAATGTGGTCATTTCAAATTGTATTTTCAAACAAACGGATAGAGGAATTCGTCTGAAGAGCCGTCGTGGTAGAGGTGGCGTGGTTGAAGACATTCGTGTTGATAATGTCATTATGGATGAGGTTATCTCGCCTTTCATTCTTAATCTCTATTATTTCTGTGGCCCTCGTGGTAAAGAAAAATACGTTTGGGACAAAAATCCTTATCCAATAACGGATGAGACGCCAACGTTTAGACGGATTCACTTTAACAATATTACCGCTCGAAATGTTCAAGGAGCAGCCGGCTTTATTTATGGATTGGCCGAAAATTATATTTCAGATATCAGTTTTAATAACATTTCTGTTGCCTTGGCAGAAGGTGTCGAGCCTGGACAGGTAGCAATGATGACGGGTCTAGATGATATGAATAATCGTGGTTTTTATGTAGGTAACGCGGAAGATGTGTTATTTAACCATGTGACCGTTGAAAACCATGAAGGACCGATGATTTATTTAGAAAATTGTCGAGATATCGTTGTTGAAAATAGTCATTCAAAACATACGAAACAAAAAGAAGAACTAGTCGTTGAAAAAAAAGTTGATTTTGCCTAAAGGGTAGAAGTGAGGGAATGTGTTATGGAAGCAGACCAATTATGGCGGTTATTGGGTGATTTGCCGCAACATCCGAGCTTATCAGCTGTGAAAATATCTGACGAACTGCACCCAGATGGCTATTATTTAGAAAAATGGTCGCTGGATTTGAATGGTGAAGAGATGGTTCCAGCATATGTTGCGCGTCCCATTAGCGTCAATGGTCGTGTGCCGTTAGTTCTTGTCAACCACTCGCATGGTGGTATGTATGACATGGGAAAAACAGAACTGCTTGAGCCGTCCCACTATTTACAATCGCCATCCTATGCTAAAACACTGACGGATATGGGCTATATTGCCGCTTGCATTGATATGTGGGGGTTCGGCGAACGCTCAGGCCGTAAGGAAAGTGAAATGGTGAAGGAAATGCTGTGGAAGGGTCAAGTTGTTTGGGGCATGATGCTCTACGATAATATGCGGTTTCTAGATATTTTGCTACAACGAGAAGATATTGATTCGAATCGTGTCGGCACGATGGGCATGTCAATGGGCGCTATGCAAGCGTGGTGGTTGGCTGCATTAGACCAACGAATAAAATTGGTTGTCGATATGGGTGGTCAAGTTGATGCCCATACGCTAATGGCAAATCGCTATCTTGATAAGCACGGCTTTTATTCGTATGTGCCTGGCTTATTGAAATATTTTGAAACAGCAGATATTCAAGAGCGGATCATTCCGCGCAAGCGCCTGACCTTAAATGGCGCATATGATCTGAATTGTCCTTTGGCCGGTGTGAAAAAGTTAGCAGTTAAATTAACAGAGGCTTACTCATCAGCAGGAGTTCCTAATCATTTCCAATCTTTATTATTTGGTTGTGGACACAAGGAAACTGCTGAAATGCGCTGGCACTGGCAACAGTTTTTCCAATCGGAATGGGGCGCTGACCAATGATTCTAGTTGGTAAAGCTCATTTTTGTCAGTTTAAGACGATTCAAAGTGCCGTTGATGCTCTTGAAAAACGTCCTCATCCACATTCAGATCGAACGATTTATATTTTAGAAGGCTACTATGAGGAGCAAGTGATGATTCAATCATCCCATCTTCATCTAAAGGGAATTGGACAGGTTGTGATTGATTATCACTTGAGTGCGAATCAGCTTGATGAAGATGGAGAACCATTAGGAACCTTTAAAACAGCCACCTTTTATCTAGCTGGTAGCCATCACTTAGTTGAGAATCTAACCATTATCAACTCGGCAGGCTATGGCGAACGTGTTGGACAAGCCATTGCGCTCTACGCTGATTGTGATGATACGGTCTTTCGTCAGTGCCGCATTATGGGCTATCAAGATACGCTATTTAGTGGACAGCTTCCAAGCAAACAAAAAGATGGAAGCGATTTTAAAACGATGGGTCATGACTTAGCTAAGCCCCGACACTATCGGCAGTATTACGAAGAGTGTTTGATTGCTGGTTCCGTTGATTTTATTTTTGGAGGCGCTCAGGCTTACTTTTATCGCTGTGAACTGCATAGTCGAAAGGAAGGCGAACGCCGCAATGGTTATATCACTGCAGCGTCAACACCTAAAGAACAAACGAATGGCTTTGTTTTTCAAGATTGCTTTTTGACTGCTGAAGAAGGGGTCAATCACGTTTACTTAGGTCGTCCTTGGCGGACTTATGCCAAAACAGTCTTTATAGACTGCCAATACGACTCCCATATTCATCCAGCTGGCTGGCATGACTGGTCAAAACCAAACAATCAGTTGACTGCCCGCTACTGTGAGTACAGTAAGCAAGCATTAGTAGAACGTGTAACTTGGGCAAAGCAATCAAAAGACCGCCCTCAAGATGATAAGCAATCGTTTTTCTCAGAAACTGATTTTATAAAAAGGATAGTGACATATGGAAAAGATGATTAAAAATCCTGTTTTACCTGGCTTTAATCCAGATCCCTGTATGATTCGTGTGGAAGATACTTACTACATCGCAGTGTCATCATTTGAATGGTTACCGGGTGTTCGTATTTATCAATCTCATGACTTAGTAAATTGGGACTATTGCACGGATGCTTTAACCGACCAAGTTGACTTAAGAGGGGATGCGACGGGTTGCGCCATTTGGGCACCGCAGCTGTCTTATGCGGATGGCCAGTTTCATTTACTGTATACCGATGTGAAAACGTCTGTCCGTCCCTTCAAGGACACGCCGAATTATTTGATTTCGGCACCGTCGATTCACGGGCCTTGGTCAGAACCGATATATTTGAATAGTAGTGGGTTTGACCCATCGCTATTCCATGATGACGATGGCCGCAAATGGTTGTCTAATGCCTTATGGGATTACCGAATGACGACACCAAACAAATCGTCAGGAATTGTTATTCAAGAATATGACCCAGAATTACAACAACTAGTGGGCGAACCACTAAAGATTTTTGATTGTACAGAGTTAGGTAAAACAGAGGCTCCGCATATTTATAAAATAAATGGCTATTATTACTTAATTATGGCAGAAGGCGGAACGGGCAGTGGTCATGCCGTGACGATTGCTCGATCAAAATCAGTAACCGGACCTTACGAGCTAGATCCGCATTATCCAATGATGACG
This genomic interval from Jeotgalibaca arthritidis contains the following:
- a CDS encoding helix-turn-helix domain-containing protein, translating into MKVLLSKWKKTRVDFVRKHGSSFTQIFLVIAIITTTLAVFFISALYISTRDSVKTNIEDSKIISTNQLKNTFEREIQTIEKLYNAYSTTNEFYDMVQQPMGIQDFQKYRAINSQLTYFSTFSLPGTVYSVISLDQRWQVREGTLTQLSEEEIETVKEDFVQGREENLYWIKGDDYIQSISLLPVFSTQKLAVGSAEIPNKSIQALLDVSNDSSPFFILNRNDDLLFSANIERSPIEDELSQQLIEDIRKSSDERSSGIIEIASSSSTLIYTKSDYNNWLYVTFLESAEIDQALLFTRYGLIFLALMITAASWLAAYFIANKITRPIETLKTRLNFTSSADERVNDWEFITDQVDAIVLEKQTLENLYERDQPELEKQFMRNLYRNRVVESELKEKMNLYHYPELTNNIYTIMLIQIDDYGSRELTNQDVFLVGINQMISELIPADSRLTPVVLNDKLQVTLLALDQGNPEANKKKCTEFANLIIDTLRTYMRISVSVAFSPFYTDLLASKENLEKGKQTLTYHLLLGNQAIIFFDEVESMIAVPQVTGYPEELETQLFQAIRLGEVDTASELGTTLLKDIFRSSNNPINIQVALLRFTLNLVQLAQSANASSLTQDKGVALYSMILEGKHPAEVENVLLCDTILPLAREIFEKTAEQFQGLSDNIIKIIEEEYTEDISLEAIGDRLHYNPNYLSNIFKKETGITFSDYLTGFRFDIAKQWLRETDITVKEISQRLQYRNPQNFIRSFKKKEHMTPGEYRKQHTPE
- a CDS encoding dienelactone hydrolase family protein codes for the protein MEADQLWRLLGDLPQHPSLSAVKISDELHPDGYYLEKWSLDLNGEEMVPAYVARPISVNGRVPLVLVNHSHGGMYDMGKTELLEPSHYLQSPSYAKTLTDMGYIAACIDMWGFGERSGRKESEMVKEMLWKGQVVWGMMLYDNMRFLDILLQREDIDSNRVGTMGMSMGAMQAWWLAALDQRIKLVVDMGGQVDAHTLMANRYLDKHGFYSYVPGLLKYFETADIQERIIPRKRLTLNGAYDLNCPLAGVKKLAVKLTEAYSSAGVPNHFQSLLFGCGHKETAEMRWHWQQFFQSEWGADQ
- a CDS encoding pectinesterase family protein — encoded protein: MILVGKAHFCQFKTIQSAVDALEKRPHPHSDRTIYILEGYYEEQVMIQSSHLHLKGIGQVVIDYHLSANQLDEDGEPLGTFKTATFYLAGSHHLVENLTIINSAGYGERVGQAIALYADCDDTVFRQCRIMGYQDTLFSGQLPSKQKDGSDFKTMGHDLAKPRHYRQYYEECLIAGSVDFIFGGAQAYFYRCELHSRKEGERRNGYITAASTPKEQTNGFVFQDCFLTAEEGVNHVYLGRPWRTYAKTVFIDCQYDSHIHPAGWHDWSKPNNQLTARYCEYSKQALVERVTWAKQSKDRPQDDKQSFFSETDFIKRIVTYGKDD
- a CDS encoding glycoside hydrolase family 28 protein, which translates into the protein MFNILDYGAVGDGQTDATESFKQAIAAAVQVGGGTIYVPSGIYKTGPIRLESHISLEVSPGATLSFVTNQDAYPVVHSRWEGWTQDVYQSCIYAEHAENIKICGGGIIDGNGAEWWDLFRNRRQELRYPRPKLISFEQSNRITIQDVELRNSPAWTINPILSHNITVDNVSIINPADSPNTDGIDPESCSNVRISNCNIDVGDDCIAIKAGTEDAREKVACENITITNCTMIHGHGGVVLGSEMSGDIRNVVISNCIFKQTDRGIRLKSRRGRGGVVEDIRVDNVIMDEVISPFILNLYYFCGPRGKEKYVWDKNPYPITDETPTFRRIHFNNITARNVQGAAGFIYGLAENYISDISFNNISVALAEGVEPGQVAMMTGLDDMNNRGFYVGNAEDVLFNHVTVENHEGPMIYLENCRDIVVENSHSKHTKQKEELVVEKKVDFA
- a CDS encoding extracellular solute-binding protein gives rise to the protein MSIIKNGKFYTGILTASLLLAACGGSGSETDSATGGSSSKDKESSETVSSKDTISWMAMLHTPTPPSGDVEGLLEDYTGVDIEFNWVPDASKEERINAALASNTLADVVSLTQISNTTVRQALGSGLFWDVEPYLADYENLAAISEATLDAARIGGKVYGVPFQKPIARYGTLVRKDWLDNLGLEVPHTLDELREVARAFTEDDPDGNGVDDTVGFVERAEAFAVGFRNLTGYFGADNFFTVTEDNKVMPSFMQDEFKEAMEWYRDIYANGWMNSDFAVMAKNDQKDYIVNGKGGIVFSGLFDGNNYLTAAAGTPQEEVMDWALINDMTYGDVDRRVLSDTNGGMGGWLAIPKTNIETEEDLRVVLQFINDLIDEEPFTLMTQGIEGVHYEVSSEGVYERLDDTLWQQEVQPFSSSRPSEAVMTFKSSSELTNLANELIAENADYAITNPAQSLDSETYTAEWSTLSEGIEDAFYKYMMGNIEMADFEAAIETFLNTGGQAVIDEFTASYAKNN
- a CDS encoding glycoside hydrolase family 88/105 protein, whose amino-acid sequence is MLSTKIMTTLLERYPILAESHNYKGKWSYDYGVILRGVLAVLKEEERPEYIAYVADNMDYFIEEDGTISRYNYDAMNIDHINNGKILFFLYEQTKEEKYKIALDRLFDQLAHMPRTSEGGFWHKQIYPYQMWLDGLYMGAPFYAEYLVRFKDGEGLDDVVKQFELCYRHTLDEKTGLLYHAWDEKREQEWADPQTGLSQNFWGRSIGWYMMALVDVIELLAESYEKRHILIDQYRKLLQALKAVQDPKAKVWYQVLDKGQERGNYLESSASSMIVYAAAKGYDMGLLDDSWLAFIQDSFQGLQDEFIFYTKEDWVNLTRSCEVAGLGGADKRDGSYVYYISEPIITNDFKGYGACLQAAVYAEKVLNKAN
- a CDS encoding DUF4064 domain-containing protein, which encodes MNRKLEKTLAIIGAGLVLVLMGGFALTIMNISFDQFVEVIAPAFQDSVVNVASEEGFETVRTLAAWFAVTAFVTLALVSLANLLMNHYPKRAAVCYFVIGLVVLFGSQLIAYPLAFIFFVVAALALLRKETV